A stretch of the Janthinobacterium sp. B9-8 genome encodes the following:
- the serC gene encoding 3-phosphoserine/phosphohydroxythreonine transaminase: MTQIYNFSAGPAVLPREVLLTVQQELTDWHGSGMCVMEMSHRGKEFTQIIHEAEADLRKLLGIPANYKVLFLQGGAHLHFSMIPLNLLPEHGTIDVVNTGHWSKIAIKEMKRFAKVNVIASSEDRNFSYVPAESTWQRSKEASLLHYCANETIGGVEFADIPKSEVPLICDMSSTILSRPVDVSKFGLIYAGAQKNIGPSGLCIAIIREDLLGKSRVNTPTMMDYSVHADAESMYNTPPTFGIYVAGLVFKWLLNQGGLVAIEQKNIEKASLLYETIESSNGFYHCPVDKPFRSRMNVPFNLKNEKLDDDFLAGAKAAGLLQLKGHRSVGGMRASIYNAMPIEGVRVLCEYMRTFAKSHG, translated from the coding sequence ATGACTCAGATTTACAATTTTTCTGCTGGCCCCGCTGTATTGCCTCGTGAAGTCTTGCTGACCGTACAGCAAGAGCTGACTGATTGGCATGGCTCTGGCATGTGTGTGATGGAAATGAGCCATCGCGGTAAAGAATTTACGCAGATTATCCATGAGGCCGAGGCGGATCTCAGAAAGCTTTTGGGTATTCCGGCTAATTATAAAGTGTTGTTTTTGCAAGGCGGTGCGCATCTGCATTTCTCGATGATCCCGCTGAATTTGCTGCCTGAGCATGGCACGATTGATGTGGTGAACACCGGCCACTGGTCCAAAATTGCCATTAAAGAAATGAAACGTTTTGCCAAAGTGAATGTGATTGCCAGTAGTGAAGATCGCAACTTTAGCTATGTGCCGGCCGAATCAACATGGCAGCGCTCTAAAGAAGCGTCGCTACTACATTACTGTGCCAATGAAACTATTGGCGGCGTTGAGTTTGCGGATATCCCAAAGAGCGAAGTGCCGCTGATTTGCGATATGTCATCAACGATTTTATCGCGGCCGGTTGATGTGTCTAAATTTGGCCTGATTTACGCGGGCGCACAAAAAAATATCGGCCCGTCTGGCCTTTGTATCGCGATTATCCGTGAAGATTTGCTTGGCAAATCGCGCGTTAACACGCCAACCATGATGGATTACAGCGTGCATGCCGATGCCGAGTCGATGTACAACACGCCACCTACTTTTGGTATTTATGTGGCTGGGCTGGTGTTTAAATGGCTGCTCAATCAAGGTGGTTTAGTGGCGATTGAGCAAAAAAATATCGAAAAAGCATCCCTGCTGTATGAAACCATTGAATCATCCAATGGCTTTTATCATTGCCCGGTCGATAAGCCTTTCCGCTCGCGTATGAATGTGCCGTTTAATTTGAAAAATGAAAAATTAGACGATGATTTTTTGGCAGGGGCCAAGGCGGCAGGCCTGTTGCAATTAAAAGGTCATCGCTCTGTAGGCGGCATGCGCGCATCGATTTACAACGCCATGCCCATCGAAGGCGTGCGTGTGCTGTGTGAATATATGCGTACCTTTGCAAAAAGCCACGGCTAA
- the pheA gene encoding prephenate dehydratase, with protein MSEEQLSQHRDAIDAIDEQIIQLLNQRASHARKIGEIKGSGIVYRPEREAQVLSRVKSLNRGPLSGETMAKLFREIMSACLALERPLTIAYLGPEGTFSQAAAIKQFGHAAHTMACSSIDEAFRVVEAKTADYVVAPVENSTEGAVGRTLDLMVNTPLKICGEVVLRIHHHLLRKVEGKAGLQRVYSHAQSLSQCHEWLNKNLPVEVQRVSVSSNAEAARLASLDESSAAIAGDAAAENYALLRLAENIEDEPNNTTRFLVLGMQEVGPSGRDKTSLVISAPNRPGALHTLVEPLARNGVSMDKFESRPSRAGLWEYVFFVDVEGHVSGAALQAALAELADTTAFVKVLGSYPVAVI; from the coding sequence ATGAGTGAAGAACAATTAAGCCAACATCGTGATGCCATTGATGCCATCGACGAACAAATTATTCAGCTATTAAATCAGCGCGCCAGCCATGCTCGCAAGATTGGTGAAATTAAAGGCAGCGGCATTGTGTATCGCCCCGAGCGTGAAGCGCAGGTTTTATCAAGGGTAAAATCCTTAAACCGCGGGCCTTTAAGCGGTGAAACCATGGCTAAGCTGTTCCGTGAAATTATGTCGGCCTGCCTTGCTCTGGAACGCCCTCTAACGATTGCCTATCTGGGGCCTGAAGGTACGTTTAGCCAGGCCGCAGCAATTAAACAATTTGGCCATGCGGCGCATACGATGGCCTGTAGCTCAATTGACGAAGCATTTCGGGTGGTAGAAGCCAAAACCGCCGATTATGTCGTTGCGCCGGTTGAAAACTCGACCGAAGGGGCTGTGGGCCGCACGCTGGATTTGATGGTGAATACACCCTTAAAAATCTGTGGTGAAGTAGTGCTGCGCATTCATCACCATTTGCTGCGTAAGGTGGAAGGCAAAGCGGGCTTGCAACGCGTGTACTCCCATGCGCAAAGCCTGTCGCAATGCCATGAATGGTTGAATAAAAACCTGCCTGTTGAAGTGCAACGGGTCTCGGTTTCCAGTAATGCAGAAGCTGCACGTTTAGCCAGCCTTGATGAATCATCCGCGGCGATTGCTGGGGATGCAGCGGCAGAAAATTACGCCTTGCTGCGCCTTGCTGAAAATATCGAAGACGAGCCTAACAACACCACTCGTTTTCTGGTGCTGGGCATGCAGGAAGTCGGCCCGAGCGGCCGGGATAAAACCTCTTTGGTGATCTCTGCACCGAATCGCCCCGGCGCGCTGCATACTCTGGTTGAGCCTCTGGCCAGAAATGGCGTATCAATGGATAAATTCGAATCCCGCCCTAGCCGTGCGGGCCTGTGGGAGTACGTGTTCTTTGTGGATGTAGAAGGGCATGTGAGCGGCGCGGCGCTGCAAGCCGCCTTGGCCGAGCTGGCTGATACAACTGCTTTTGTAAAGGTGTTGGGGTCTTACCCTGTGGCGGTGATTTAA
- a CDS encoding TIGR00730 family Rossman fold protein produces MKSVAVFCGAKHGVQPEFTAAARELGVVLAEREITLVYGGGHVGLMGEVATACLDAGGKVIGVIPEFMAVRELALEACTELVIVDSMHSRKAKMAELAGGFIAMPGGFGTLDELFEILTWSQIGLHSKPVGLLNTGNYYNLLTKFLEETVAAGFLEAAEYSKLQLAADPRNLLDILANMPGSIEGQWWKA; encoded by the coding sequence ATGAAATCAGTTGCCGTTTTTTGTGGTGCGAAGCACGGCGTTCAGCCTGAGTTTACTGCTGCGGCGCGGGAGCTGGGTGTGGTTTTGGCTGAGCGCGAGATCACGCTGGTCTATGGCGGCGGACATGTTGGCTTGATGGGTGAGGTGGCCACTGCGTGTCTGGATGCGGGTGGCAAGGTCATCGGAGTGATCCCGGAGTTTATGGCGGTGCGCGAGCTGGCTTTAGAGGCCTGTACCGAGCTAGTTATTGTAGATTCAATGCACAGCCGTAAGGCCAAAATGGCCGAGCTGGCAGGGGGCTTTATTGCTATGCCGGGCGGCTTTGGTACGCTGGATGAGTTGTTTGAAATACTCACCTGGTCGCAAATTGGCTTACACAGCAAGCCGGTTGGCTTGCTTAATACCGGTAATTATTACAATTTACTCACAAAATTCCTTGAAGAAACGGTGGCTGCGGGCTTTTTAGAGGCGGCAGAATACAGTAAATTGCAACTTGCAGCCGATCCACGCAATTTATTGGATATTCTGGCCAATATGCCGGGATCAATAGAAGGTCAGTGGTGGAAAGCTTAG
- the hisC gene encoding histidinol-phosphate transaminase: MSLQDLAPEYVRSIAPYQPGKPVSELAREMGLNPDHIVKLASNENPLGMGSKARAAIEKELAELARYPDGNGFDLKSKIAQKHGVKTEQIILGNGSNDVLDLIAHAFLAAGDSAVYSQYAFAVYPLATQAVGAKGIQVNALDYGHDLDAMLAAIEPSTKVVWIANPNNPTGTMARPGDLLEFLQNCPKNVLVVLDEAYTEFFTPEKRPDSIAWLKDFPNLIVVRTFSKAFGLAGLRVGMALTSPEVADMINRVRQPFNVNSLAQAAATAALDDEEFLKETLRVNSEGMAQLTAAFVRLGVSFIPSQANFIAFHCGDAAALNLFMLQRGVIIRPLAPYGLTNTLRVSIGLSAENARFIEVLEEALAD; the protein is encoded by the coding sequence ATGAGTTTGCAAGATCTAGCCCCGGAATATGTTCGCTCCATTGCACCTTATCAGCCCGGCAAGCCGGTTTCTGAATTGGCGCGTGAAATGGGATTAAATCCTGACCATATCGTGAAATTGGCATCAAATGAAAATCCACTCGGTATGGGGAGCAAAGCCAGAGCGGCGATTGAAAAAGAACTGGCCGAATTAGCCCGTTATCCGGATGGCAATGGTTTTGATTTAAAAAGCAAAATAGCTCAAAAACATGGCGTAAAAACGGAACAAATTATTTTAGGCAATGGCTCCAACGATGTACTGGATTTAATTGCCCATGCTTTCTTAGCGGCGGGTGACTCGGCCGTTTATTCGCAATATGCGTTTGCTGTTTATCCTCTGGCTACTCAAGCCGTTGGCGCAAAAGGCATTCAAGTGAATGCGCTGGATTATGGTCACGATTTAGACGCCATGCTGGCCGCGATTGAACCAAGCACCAAGGTGGTTTGGATTGCAAACCCAAATAATCCAACGGGCACCATGGCTAGACCGGGCGATTTGCTTGAGTTCTTACAAAACTGCCCAAAAAATGTACTGGTGGTGCTGGATGAGGCCTACACCGAGTTCTTTACCCCGGAAAAGCGCCCTGATTCAATTGCTTGGTTGAAAGACTTCCCCAATCTAATCGTGGTGCGTACTTTCTCTAAAGCCTTCGGTCTGGCTGGTTTGCGCGTGGGTATGGCGCTCACTTCACCGGAAGTGGCCGATATGATCAACCGCGTGCGCCAGCCGTTTAATGTTAATAGCCTTGCGCAAGCCGCAGCTACAGCAGCGCTGGATGATGAAGAATTCTTAAAAGAAACCCTGCGCGTAAATAGCGAGGGTATGGCCCAATTAACGGCAGCCTTTGTGCGATTAGGTGTGAGTTTTATTCCAAGCCAAGCTAATTTCATCGCCTTTCATTGTGGCGATGCAGCAGCGCTTAATCTATTTATGCTGCAGCGCGGCGTAATTATCCGCCCATTAGCCCCATACGGCCTGACCAACACCTTGCGTGTTTCTATCGGCTTGTCAGCAGAAAACGCCCGCTTTATTGAGGTATTAGAAGAAGCGTTGGCAGATTAA
- a CDS encoding DUF2867 domain-containing protein: MSTEHHHATSVSLPQESAIAKAYASTNLADAYSIELPAGASSNPELLARFIFAHQAPWVGRLMAVRDALVAGFGLKTAKHLASLDAESGAGRLSIFKIYSTSPTEVVLGEDDKHLDFRLSILCSGQSLPGAKRHVVLSTVVHCHNRLGRLYIFLIAPFHRLVVQSNLRSAARIGWPSEA; this comes from the coding sequence ATGTCAACCGAACACCATCACGCAACATCTGTGTCACTTCCTCAGGAGTCGGCGATTGCTAAAGCCTACGCATCGACGAATCTCGCAGATGCCTACTCGATCGAGCTTCCAGCCGGAGCGTCGAGCAATCCCGAACTGTTGGCGAGGTTCATCTTCGCTCACCAAGCGCCTTGGGTCGGCCGCCTCATGGCGGTTCGAGACGCGCTCGTAGCCGGTTTCGGCCTCAAAACAGCTAAGCATCTCGCATCACTGGATGCGGAAAGCGGAGCGGGCCGACTCAGCATCTTTAAGATCTACAGCACAAGTCCAACTGAAGTTGTTCTTGGAGAGGACGACAAGCACCTGGACTTCAGACTCTCTATTCTGTGTTCCGGCCAGTCGTTGCCGGGAGCTAAACGTCACGTAGTTCTGTCGACCGTTGTCCACTGCCACAATCGCTTAGGTCGTCTCTATATTTTTCTCATTGCCCCGTTTCATCGCTTAGTCGTTCAATCCAATCTTCGTAGTGCGGCACGGATCGGTTGGCCGTCGGAGGCGTAA
- a CDS encoding DUF3224 domain-containing protein: MNLPKTIQCQFIAKSWAESPFHEMENAGALSRANIINTISGELVAEGILEYLLAYPNTQGTEVPFIGYERIIGSIGSLNGSFIIKHNGIFSPTAGVSGNIEIVSGSGTNDFSSIRGKGKITAQTGEHGGEYFLELEHVA; this comes from the coding sequence ATGAATTTACCTAAAACAATTCAATGCCAGTTTATTGCCAAAAGCTGGGCTGAATCGCCGTTCCATGAAATGGAAAATGCTGGGGCGCTTAGCCGCGCCAATATCATTAATACCATCTCCGGCGAGTTGGTGGCTGAAGGTATTCTTGAATATTTGCTGGCGTATCCAAACACACAAGGAACTGAAGTTCCTTTTATTGGCTATGAGCGAATTATTGGAAGCATTGGCTCCCTTAATGGCAGTTTCATAATAAAACATAATGGCATTTTCTCGCCCACAGCAGGTGTGAGTGGAAACATTGAAATTGTCAGCGGTAGTGGTACTAATGATTTTTCGAGCATTCGTGGCAAAGGCAAAATTACGGCCCAAACGGGTGAACACGGCGGCGAATATTTTCTTGAGCTTGAGCATGTAGCCTAA
- a CDS encoding toll/interleukin-1 receptor domain-containing protein translates to MSDLYKNAVAFLQNRFPVAPVLNHENVFRDIHDNEAFKIWPMIAQDSRSGMKQRAIAIENLGSKDEIYAVAQSMDKIFLELNSSVYVKIRNSLKPTGHEIDTNQMVFAPRVILYTNKLCIPSERVIQAFNSVNALIDIVDENEMYKTLFVSYGGPDESTVAEINKRIKSKGIKTWFFPDDANPGDKLHRMMHEGVNNHDHVLLVCSKVSLTRHGVQNEIERVLEREAKEGGSEILIPVTLDDYVYGDWAPKRPDIADQIRSRVIIKLEIDSDQFDSSIDKLARVLKSNG, encoded by the coding sequence ATGTCAGATTTATATAAAAATGCGGTGGCCTTTCTACAAAATAGATTTCCTGTCGCACCAGTACTTAATCATGAAAATGTTTTTAGAGATATACATGACAATGAAGCATTTAAAATCTGGCCAATGATTGCTCAGGACTCTCGGTCAGGAATGAAGCAAAGGGCAATAGCAATTGAAAACTTAGGAAGTAAAGATGAAATCTATGCCGTTGCCCAATCTATGGATAAGATTTTTTTAGAACTAAATTCATCCGTTTATGTAAAAATCAGAAATAGCTTGAAGCCGACTGGCCATGAAATAGATACGAATCAAATGGTTTTTGCACCAAGGGTTATTCTTTACACAAATAAACTCTGCATACCCTCAGAAAGGGTTATTCAGGCCTTCAACTCTGTAAATGCTTTGATTGATATCGTAGATGAGAATGAAATGTATAAAACACTTTTTGTATCTTACGGAGGGCCTGATGAGAGCACCGTAGCAGAGATAAATAAAAGGATAAAATCTAAAGGCATTAAAACATGGTTTTTTCCAGACGATGCTAATCCAGGAGATAAGCTACACAGAATGATGCATGAGGGCGTCAATAACCATGATCATGTTTTGTTGGTTTGCTCTAAAGTATCACTAACGAGGCATGGTGTTCAGAATGAAATTGAAAGGGTTCTTGAGCGAGAGGCTAAAGAAGGCGGATCTGAAATACTTATTCCCGTCACACTTGACGATTATGTGTATGGCGACTGGGCACCAAAGAGACCAGATATCGCAGATCAAATAAGATCAAGAGTTATTATTAAACTAGAAATTGACAGTGATCAATTCGATAGTTCAATTGATAAATTAGCTAGAGTATTAAAGTCAAATGGCTAA
- a CDS encoding DUF7000 family protein — MMPSKSLVSRIPAYKAAFSSGELQKTYQDLVGIVQNLRTEFSKKYKSEFSIANVLHGYIDFTYFYLQNDYLRKKKLKLAIVFNHKNANFELWLLGQTKDVQILYWRKLREVKWVNEEAMPEYSIFEAPLLLAPDFDSSTKLSESIHTQFETLSQEVFNTLAAYE, encoded by the coding sequence ATGATGCCGAGCAAAAGTCTAGTTTCACGTATACCAGCTTATAAAGCCGCATTCTCCAGTGGAGAACTCCAAAAGACCTATCAAGATCTAGTTGGCATTGTTCAAAATCTAAGAACTGAATTCTCAAAGAAATACAAAAGTGAATTCTCGATTGCGAATGTGTTACATGGCTATATAGATTTCACGTACTTCTATTTGCAAAATGACTATCTCAGGAAGAAAAAGCTAAAGCTTGCGATTGTCTTTAACCACAAAAATGCAAACTTTGAGCTGTGGCTTCTTGGGCAAACAAAGGACGTACAGATTCTCTATTGGAGAAAACTAAGAGAAGTGAAGTGGGTCAATGAGGAGGCAATGCCAGAGTATTCAATTTTCGAAGCTCCTCTACTTTTGGCCCCAGACTTTGATAGTTCAACAAAGCTATCGGAGTCCATTCACACGCAATTTGAAACTCTGTCCCAGGAAGTTTTCAATACGCTGGCGGCATACGAGTAA